In Halosegnis marinus, one genomic interval encodes:
- a CDS encoding thioesterase family protein → MDLTYLLDEGVTAERRATVTESQATTVFGDHPDPPARPAAGDARPEEATDVLGSPGVLAWVEFVGRDALHGRLPDGTGTVGVRAELDHLGAAPVGAEILVRTDLTAVEDATLTVEGRIERADGRPVGEVTTLFRVVDRDRFRASLDE, encoded by the coding sequence ATGGACCTGACGTACCTGCTCGACGAGGGAGTGACCGCCGAGCGCCGCGCCACGGTGACCGAGTCGCAGGCGACGACGGTGTTCGGCGACCACCCCGACCCGCCGGCCCGCCCCGCGGCCGGCGACGCCCGGCCCGAGGAGGCGACGGACGTCCTCGGCTCGCCCGGCGTGCTCGCGTGGGTGGAGTTCGTCGGGCGCGACGCGCTCCACGGCCGCCTTCCCGACGGCACGGGAACCGTCGGCGTCCGCGCCGAACTCGACCACCTCGGGGCCGCGCCCGTCGGCGCGGAGATACTCGTCCGCACCGACCTGACCGCGGTCGAGGACGCGACGCTCACCGTCGAGGGGCGCATCGAGCGCGCCGACGGCCGCCCCGTCGGCGAGGTGACCACCCTCTTCCGCGTCGTGGACCGTGACCGGTTCCGCGCCTCCCTCGATGAGTGA
- a CDS encoding putative sulfate/molybdate transporter, translated as MSFDVGRRRGLSLDTGEVTGALGDSLTVLPVVVALAALTDASLAHLFVGFAVFQAVWGLYYGLPLSVEPMKALAGLAIAGALTYGELMAAGLAAGAILLAAARFDAVGRVAAFVSTPVIKGVQLSVAALLALAGLELAAGAPRVAALGVAAAVAGTLLHRKAGALAVLGAGTAVAALGGLPSPTLPSVVPFPAGLPTFTLAAAEGLVGQLAMTVGNAAVATSLLCSELFDAEVSPDELAGSMGAMNLLAVPLGAAPMCHGSGGLAGKHAFGARTGGANLVLAALYLGAAVVAPLWAGFPLAALGVLLLAVAAHLARVALDTDGRGLAVGMAVLAVASNVGVAFLAGVAADRLLARVRGR; from the coding sequence ATGAGCTTCGACGTCGGGCGCCGCCGCGGCCTCTCCCTCGACACCGGCGAGGTCACCGGCGCGCTCGGCGACTCGCTGACGGTGTTGCCCGTCGTCGTCGCGCTGGCGGCGCTCACCGACGCGTCGCTCGCCCACCTGTTCGTGGGGTTCGCCGTCTTCCAGGCGGTGTGGGGACTCTACTACGGCCTACCGCTCTCCGTCGAGCCGATGAAGGCGCTCGCCGGACTGGCTATCGCCGGCGCGCTCACCTACGGCGAACTGATGGCCGCGGGGCTGGCGGCGGGCGCGATACTGCTCGCCGCCGCACGCTTCGACGCCGTGGGCCGGGTCGCCGCGTTCGTCTCGACACCCGTCATCAAGGGGGTACAGCTCTCCGTCGCCGCCCTGCTCGCGCTCGCGGGGCTCGAACTCGCGGCGGGTGCGCCCCGCGTCGCCGCGCTCGGCGTCGCGGCCGCCGTCGCGGGCACCCTGCTCCACCGGAAGGCGGGGGCGCTCGCCGTCCTCGGGGCCGGCACCGCCGTCGCCGCGCTCGGGGGGCTCCCGTCGCCGACGCTCCCGTCGGTCGTCCCCTTCCCGGCCGGGCTCCCGACGTTCACCCTCGCCGCGGCGGAGGGGCTGGTCGGTCAGCTCGCCATGACCGTCGGCAACGCCGCCGTCGCCACCTCGCTGCTCTGCTCGGAGCTGTTCGACGCCGAGGTGTCGCCCGACGAACTCGCCGGGAGCATGGGCGCGATGAACCTCCTCGCCGTCCCGCTCGGGGCCGCGCCGATGTGTCACGGCTCGGGCGGCCTCGCCGGGAAACACGCGTTCGGGGCGCGCACGGGCGGCGCGAACCTCGTCCTCGCGGCGCTCTACCTCGGGGCGGCCGTCGTCGCGCCGCTGTGGGCCGGCTTCCCGCTGGCGGCGCTCGGCGTCCTCCTGCTCGCCGTCGCCGCCCACCTCGCCCGGGTCGCGCTCGACACCGACGGCCGGGGGCTCGCGGTCGGGATGGCCGTCCTCGCCGTCGCGTCGAACGTCGGCGTCGCCTTCCTCGCCGGCGTCGCGGCCGACCGCCTGCTCGCCCGCGTCCGGGGTCGGTAG
- a CDS encoding NAD+ synthase produces MSQAEPLVEGSPVSLDLSEAELAAHRDHITEFIASVVDDAGAEGAVIGLSGGIDSTLTSHLAVEALGADAVHGLVMPSEVNTEGNMSDAERVAEMLDIEYDVLDIEPIVDAFFDAYPEGAEDRMAAGNVRVRTRAVLNYFVANTESGVVLGTGNRSEAMTGYFTKYGDQAVDCNPIGNLYKRQVRQLASHIGVPDDLVTKPPSAEMWLGQTDEEEMGLGYDTLDAILALHIDGPFSRTATVETLGVPESAVERVVELVETSEHKRHMPPAPAELDR; encoded by the coding sequence ATGTCACAAGCCGAGCCGCTGGTCGAGGGGAGTCCGGTCTCGCTCGACCTCTCGGAGGCGGAACTGGCGGCGCACCGCGACCACATCACCGAGTTCATCGCGTCGGTCGTCGACGACGCCGGCGCCGAGGGAGCGGTCATCGGGCTCTCGGGGGGTATCGACTCGACGCTCACCAGCCACCTCGCCGTCGAGGCGCTGGGCGCCGACGCCGTCCACGGGCTGGTGATGCCCTCGGAGGTGAACACCGAGGGGAACATGAGCGACGCCGAGCGCGTCGCGGAGATGCTCGACATCGAGTACGACGTGCTCGACATCGAGCCCATCGTGGACGCCTTCTTCGACGCCTACCCCGAGGGCGCGGAGGACCGGATGGCCGCGGGCAACGTCCGGGTGCGGACCCGCGCGGTTCTCAACTACTTCGTCGCGAACACGGAGTCCGGCGTCGTTCTCGGCACGGGCAACCGGAGCGAGGCGATGACGGGCTACTTCACGAAGTACGGCGACCAGGCCGTGGACTGCAACCCCATCGGCAACCTCTACAAGCGACAGGTGCGCCAGCTCGCCAGTCACATCGGCGTGCCCGACGACCTCGTGACCAAGCCGCCGAGCGCGGAGATGTGGCTCGGTCAGACCGACGAGGAGGAGATGGGGCTGGGCTACGACACGCTCGACGCGATACTCGCGCTCCACATCGACGGCCCGTTCTCGCGGACCGCCACGGTCGAGACGCTCGGCGTCCCCGAGTCGGCCGTCGAGCGCGTCGTCGAACTCGTCGAGACGAGCGAACACAAGCGGCACATGCCGCCCGCGCCCGCCGAACTGGACCGCTGA
- the truA gene encoding tRNA pseudouridine(38-40) synthase TruA — protein sequence MRRAFRVAYDGTGYRGYQRQPHAETVENELFRALAALGVAETPTTPPDGYAAAGRTDAGVSAVAQTVSLDAPEWLTPAALNAELPGDVRAWASADAPDGFHAQYDARRRGYEYHLHAPEADRAGERSETAERASDTVASLAAEVCDRLSGEHDFHNLTPDAEGTDRDLAAACERDGDFLVCTFAAGGFPREFVRRAVGLVAAVATGERRIDHVERVLSDEHLQGPDGIGPAAPEPLLLRRVEYDLDFAVDEAAATSARTVFEERRIRRETGARVAARLRSGASRNP from the coding sequence ATGCGCCGCGCCTTCCGGGTCGCGTACGACGGCACCGGCTACCGCGGCTACCAGCGCCAGCCCCACGCCGAGACGGTCGAGAACGAACTGTTCCGCGCGCTCGCCGCGCTCGGGGTCGCGGAGACGCCGACCACCCCGCCGGACGGCTACGCCGCCGCGGGCCGGACCGACGCGGGCGTCTCCGCCGTCGCCCAGACCGTCTCGCTCGACGCGCCCGAGTGGCTCACGCCCGCCGCGCTCAACGCCGAACTCCCCGGGGACGTGCGGGCGTGGGCGAGCGCCGACGCGCCCGACGGCTTCCACGCGCAGTACGACGCCCGGCGGCGCGGCTACGAGTACCACCTCCACGCCCCGGAAGCGGACCGCGCGGGCGAGCGCAGCGAGACCGCGGAACGAGCGAGCGACACCGTCGCGAGCCTCGCCGCGGAGGTCTGCGACCGGCTCTCGGGCGAGCACGACTTCCACAACCTCACGCCCGACGCCGAGGGCACGGACCGCGACCTCGCCGCCGCCTGCGAGCGCGACGGGGACTTCCTCGTCTGTACGTTCGCGGCCGGCGGGTTTCCCCGTGAGTTCGTCCGGCGGGCGGTCGGCCTCGTCGCGGCCGTGGCGACGGGCGAGCGCCGTATCGACCACGTCGAGCGCGTCCTCTCCGACGAGCACCTGCAGGGGCCCGACGGTATCGGCCCCGCGGCGCCCGAACCCCTGTTGCTTCGTCGGGTCGAGTACGACCTCGACTTCGCCGTGGACGAGGCCGCCGCGACGAGCGCGCGGACCGTCTTCGAGGAGCGACGTATCCGCCGCGAGACGGGCGCGCGGGTCGCGGCGCGGCTCCGCTCGGGCGCGAGCCGGAACCCCTAG
- the hisS gene encoding histidine--tRNA ligase, with amino-acid sequence MYDRLKGFRDFYPEEMAARREVVDTVEDACRRYGFREVGTPFLERAEMWTDKSGEDIVDELYAFEDKGGRHVTLAPELTPTVARMVTAKQQELSKPIKWFSTRPFWRYEQVQQGRFREFYQTNVDIFGTDDPRADAEVIALAADYLADFGLTADDVDVRVSHRDILGALLRSFDADVDVRAAIRAVDKSEKVSTAEYHDLLAGAGLSYDEAAEFDDLLTGTDRDSLSDLVEFAGGDEIRDAVENLDAVLDAVDALGAGDFCELSLETARGLDYYTGVVFECFDATGEVSRAVLGGGRYDDLIEEFGGQPTPAVGFGQGYSTLPLLLERAGVHPDEALSTDYYVLQVGDTEAEAAAMARDLRALGHVVETDVSGRSFGAQMGYADSIDAETVVIVGEQDLANDEVTLKDMDSGDQTTVPVAEFPPESGRPTYEDYE; translated from the coding sequence ATGTACGACCGGCTGAAGGGGTTCCGCGACTTCTACCCCGAGGAGATGGCCGCGCGCCGCGAGGTGGTGGACACCGTCGAGGACGCGTGTCGTCGCTACGGCTTCCGAGAGGTCGGGACGCCGTTCCTCGAACGCGCGGAGATGTGGACCGACAAGTCCGGCGAGGACATCGTCGACGAGCTGTACGCCTTCGAGGACAAGGGCGGCCGCCACGTCACCCTCGCGCCGGAGCTCACCCCGACCGTCGCGCGGATGGTCACGGCGAAACAACAGGAGCTGTCGAAGCCCATCAAGTGGTTCTCGACGCGGCCGTTCTGGCGGTACGAACAGGTCCAGCAGGGTCGCTTCCGCGAGTTCTACCAGACGAACGTCGATATCTTCGGCACGGACGACCCGCGCGCCGACGCCGAGGTCATCGCGCTCGCGGCCGACTACCTCGCCGACTTCGGGCTGACGGCCGACGACGTGGACGTCCGCGTCTCGCACCGCGACATCCTCGGCGCGCTGCTCCGCTCGTTCGACGCCGACGTGGACGTGCGCGCCGCGATTCGCGCCGTCGACAAGAGCGAGAAGGTTTCCACGGCGGAGTACCACGACCTGCTCGCCGGGGCCGGCCTCTCGTACGACGAGGCCGCCGAGTTCGACGACCTGCTGACCGGCACGGACCGCGACTCGCTGTCCGACCTCGTCGAGTTCGCCGGCGGCGACGAGATACGCGACGCCGTCGAGAACCTCGACGCCGTGCTCGACGCCGTGGACGCGCTCGGCGCGGGCGACTTCTGTGAGCTCTCGCTGGAGACGGCCCGCGGGCTGGACTACTACACGGGCGTCGTCTTCGAGTGCTTCGACGCGACGGGCGAGGTGTCGCGCGCGGTGCTGGGCGGCGGCCGCTACGACGACCTCATCGAGGAGTTCGGCGGCCAGCCCACCCCCGCGGTCGGCTTCGGACAGGGGTACTCGACGCTCCCCCTGCTGCTCGAACGCGCCGGCGTCCACCCCGACGAGGCGCTCTCGACCGACTACTACGTCCTGCAGGTGGGCGACACCGAGGCCGAGGCCGCGGCGATGGCCCGCGACCTCCGCGCGCTCGGCCACGTGGTCGAGACGGACGTGTCGGGCCGGAGCTTCGGCGCGCAGATGGGCTACGCCGATAGCATCGACGCCGAGACGGTCGTCATCGTGGGCGAACAGGACCTCGCGAACGACGAGGTGACGCTGAAGGACATGGACTCGGGCGACCAGACGACCGTCCCCGTCGCCGAGTTCCCGCCGGAGTCGGGCCGCCCGACGTACGAGGACTACGAGTAG
- a CDS encoding glucose-6-phosphate isomerase, giving the protein MHVDIGNALAEVATPGVSEAALERLDAEVADAHETIAAGMSNAVFGYASLNLPETTSASGIERAVADVDADAVLTVGIGGSALGARTVTAALGEPEHYVLDNVDPEHATRLLDSLDLPRTAVNVVSRSGTTAETLANFLVVREAYEDAGVDWTERTAVTTGETGPLADLADAEDLPTLAVPEGVPGRFSALSAVGLVPAAILGHDAEAVLAGAREARDTLSGSLFDCPAYAYGAVAVALERRGAHTNAFVPYAEALEPFAEWFAQLWAESLGKEGQGQTPARALGATDQHSQLQLYRAGRHDKVVTLLRATERDDRAIPDTDVEGLAYLGDATLGELLDAEFEATEASLAAARQPNVRVEVERVDARGVGDLLFSFEAACVLAGELMGVETFTQPAVEWGKNAARGLLGAGETEEAAAVRGKREYRIE; this is encoded by the coding sequence ATGCACGTGGATATCGGGAACGCGCTGGCGGAGGTCGCCACTCCCGGCGTCTCCGAGGCGGCGCTCGAACGGCTCGACGCCGAGGTGGCCGACGCACACGAGACGATAGCGGCCGGCATGTCGAACGCCGTGTTCGGCTACGCGAGCCTGAACCTCCCGGAGACGACGAGCGCGTCGGGTATCGAGCGCGCCGTCGCCGACGTGGACGCCGACGCCGTCCTCACGGTCGGCATCGGCGGGTCGGCGCTGGGCGCGCGGACGGTGACGGCGGCGCTGGGCGAGCCGGAGCACTACGTCCTCGACAACGTCGACCCCGAACACGCGACGCGGCTGCTCGACTCGCTGGACCTCCCGCGCACGGCCGTCAACGTCGTCTCGCGCTCGGGGACGACGGCCGAGACGCTGGCGAACTTCCTCGTCGTCCGCGAGGCGTACGAGGACGCCGGCGTGGACTGGACCGAGCGCACCGCGGTCACGACGGGCGAGACGGGGCCGCTCGCCGACCTCGCCGACGCGGAGGACCTTCCGACGCTCGCGGTGCCCGAGGGCGTCCCGGGCCGCTTCTCGGCGCTGTCGGCCGTGGGGCTGGTGCCCGCGGCGATACTCGGCCACGACGCCGAGGCGGTCCTCGCCGGTGCCCGCGAGGCCCGCGACACGCTCTCGGGGAGCCTGTTCGACTGCCCCGCGTACGCCTACGGCGCGGTCGCGGTCGCGCTGGAGCGGCGCGGCGCACACACCAACGCCTTCGTTCCCTACGCCGAGGCGCTGGAGCCGTTCGCGGAGTGGTTCGCACAGCTGTGGGCCGAGTCGCTCGGGAAGGAGGGACAGGGCCAGACCCCGGCGCGGGCGCTCGGCGCGACGGACCAGCACTCCCAGCTGCAACTGTACCGCGCGGGCCGCCACGACAAGGTCGTCACCCTCCTGCGCGCGACGGAGCGCGACGACCGCGCGATACCCGACACGGACGTCGAGGGACTCGCCTACCTGGGGGACGCGACGCTCGGGGAACTGCTGGACGCGGAGTTCGAGGCGACGGAGGCGAGCCTCGCGGCGGCGCGACAGCCGAACGTCCGGGTCGAAGTCGAGCGCGTGGACGCCCGCGGCGTCGGGGACCTGCTGTTCTCCTTCGAGGCGGCCTGCGTCCTCGCTGGCGAACTGATGGGCGTCGAGACGTTCACCCAGCCGGCGGTCGAGTGGGGGAAGAACGCGGCCCGCGGGCTGCTCGGCGCGGGCGAGACCGAGGAGGCCGCGGCCGTCCGGGGGAAGCGCGAGTACCGGATTGAGTAA
- a CDS encoding CPBP family intramembrane glutamic endopeptidase — MSTPPVSDESSPGLLPLVKAVMLAGGGFLTGIVAFAVLGNLAVLGGVDVQGSVVTQTVLNVIALQGIGFLVASLVFLRVRDRFDLVSVRRPTVRDAGYAVGGVFVLFAGLILLNAVYTALGIETGTQTIVEQSLDTPTLALYSIPFSYLLVGPGEELLFRGAIQGILRESYGVVPAIVVASVVFAAAHGLGITGTPTEIVASLSVIFMLSLVFGAVYERTGNILVPVFIHGTYNAFTFLSLYLRGTGAV; from the coding sequence GTGTCCACCCCGCCCGTCTCGGACGAGTCCTCGCCCGGTCTCCTGCCGCTGGTGAAGGCGGTCATGCTGGCCGGCGGCGGCTTCCTGACCGGAATCGTCGCGTTCGCCGTCCTCGGAAACCTCGCCGTACTGGGCGGCGTCGACGTTCAGGGGAGCGTCGTCACCCAGACCGTCCTCAACGTGATCGCGCTCCAGGGCATCGGTTTCCTCGTCGCGTCGCTCGTGTTCCTGCGTGTCCGCGACCGGTTCGACCTCGTCTCGGTCCGACGGCCGACCGTTCGCGACGCCGGCTACGCCGTCGGCGGCGTGTTCGTGCTGTTCGCGGGGCTCATACTCCTCAACGCCGTCTACACCGCGCTCGGCATCGAGACGGGAACCCAGACGATAGTCGAGCAGAGTCTCGACACGCCGACGCTCGCCCTGTACTCCATCCCGTTCTCCTACCTGCTCGTCGGACCCGGCGAGGAACTGCTGTTCCGCGGGGCGATACAGGGAATCCTCAGGGAGTCGTACGGCGTCGTGCCGGCTATCGTCGTCGCGTCCGTCGTCTTCGCCGCCGCCCACGGTCTCGGCATCACCGGAACGCCGACGGAGATCGTCGCGTCGCTGTCCGTCATCTTCATGCTCAGCCTCGTCTTCGGCGCGGTGTACGAGCGGACGGGGAACATCCTCGTTCCGGTGTTCATCCACGGGACGTACAACGCGTTCACCTTCCTCAGCCTGTACCTCCGCGGCACCGGAGCCGTCTGA
- a CDS encoding CopG family transcriptional regulator — translation MRRFTFAPSPATAREIEALAREFDLSESEVVAQLVELGLEEVEGTERRVTE, via the coding sequence ATGCGCCGTTTCACCTTCGCGCCCTCGCCGGCCACCGCCCGCGAGATCGAGGCGTTGGCGCGCGAGTTCGACCTCTCCGAGTCCGAGGTCGTCGCACAGCTCGTCGAGCTGGGCCTGGAGGAGGTCGAGGGGACCGAGCGACGCGTCACGGAGTGA
- a CDS encoding substrate-binding domain-containing protein yields MSEERERSGKTTRRRLMQAAGVGTALGLAGCTSGNGTATPTDGGGGGDESASMGSDIGDGELVLATTTSTYDTGLLDAINPTFQETFGVTVRTISQGTGAAIQTGRNGDADVILVHARGPEDQFLRDGAGVNRRDVMFNDFVIVGPEDDPAGINGMSSATEAFATIAEQEATFLSRGDDSGTNTKELNIWEAAGVDPSGSWYRETGQGMGDTLNQANQTGGYTLADRGTYLSQQDNISLVIHVQGPLRDGPEILQNPYGVIPVNPAVHDNVNYQAAMAYVSFLTSPRGQQAIADYTANGSQLFFPNALAPEPDFQQYVPMDWENTSMQSVRFQHWVDTMVPEDF; encoded by the coding sequence ATGTCGGAAGAACGGGAGCGGTCGGGGAAGACCACACGACGGCGACTGATGCAGGCGGCCGGAGTGGGCACGGCGCTCGGCCTCGCCGGCTGTACGAGCGGGAACGGGACGGCGACGCCGACCGACGGCGGCGGGGGCGGTGACGAGTCCGCGTCGATGGGGTCCGACATCGGCGACGGCGAGCTGGTGCTGGCGACGACGACCAGCACGTACGACACCGGCCTGCTGGACGCCATCAATCCGACCTTCCAGGAGACGTTCGGCGTCACGGTCCGGACCATCTCGCAGGGGACGGGCGCGGCCATCCAGACGGGGCGTAACGGCGACGCGGACGTCATCCTCGTCCACGCGCGCGGCCCGGAGGACCAGTTCCTCCGCGACGGCGCGGGGGTGAACCGCCGGGACGTGATGTTCAACGACTTCGTCATCGTCGGCCCGGAGGACGACCCCGCGGGCATCAACGGGATGTCGAGCGCGACGGAGGCGTTCGCCACCATCGCCGAGCAGGAGGCCACGTTCCTCTCGCGGGGCGACGACTCCGGGACGAACACGAAGGAACTCAACATCTGGGAGGCCGCGGGGGTCGACCCCTCGGGGTCGTGGTACCGCGAGACGGGACAGGGGATGGGCGACACGCTGAACCAGGCGAACCAGACGGGCGGCTACACCCTCGCCGACCGCGGGACCTACCTCTCCCAGCAAGACAACATCAGCCTCGTCATCCACGTGCAGGGGCCGCTGCGCGACGGTCCGGAGATACTCCAGAACCCCTACGGCGTCATCCCGGTCAACCCGGCCGTCCACGACAACGTGAACTACCAGGCCGCGATGGCGTACGTCTCCTTCCTGACCAGCCCGCGGGGCCAGCAGGCCATCGCCGACTACACGGCGAACGGGTCACAGCTGTTCTTCCCGAACGCGCTCGCGCCGGAGCCGGACTTCCAGCAGTACGTGCCGATGGACTGGGAGAACACGTCGATGCAGTCGGTGCGCTTCCAGCATTGGGTGGACACGATGGTCCCGGAGGACTTCTGA
- a CDS encoding cupin domain-containing protein, protein MAVDLDDAFDRIDDFWDPHVAAELNGQHVKLARLKGEFDWHRHDDADELFYVHEGDLTIRLRDDPDIELSAGQLHVVPAGVEHQPVAEEECRVLLFEPAGTLNTGNVESERTVVEEKRLD, encoded by the coding sequence ATGGCAGTCGACCTCGACGACGCCTTCGACCGCATCGACGACTTCTGGGACCCGCACGTCGCCGCCGAACTCAACGGCCAGCACGTCAAGCTCGCCCGGCTGAAGGGGGAGTTCGACTGGCATCGCCACGACGACGCCGACGAACTGTTCTACGTCCACGAGGGCGACCTCACCATCCGCCTGCGCGACGACCCCGATATCGAGCTGTCGGCCGGCCAGCTCCACGTCGTGCCGGCCGGCGTCGAGCACCAGCCCGTCGCCGAGGAGGAGTGTCGCGTGCTGCTGTTCGAGCCGGCGGGCACGCTCAACACGGGGAACGTCGAGAGCGAGCGGACGGTCGTGGAAGAGAAGCGGCTGGACTGA
- a CDS encoding BGTF surface domain-containing protein → MRKVALLLTLAVLVPLTGCNALGGGATATPTATETPTATATATPVEGTSLDYDGDALTLANTTDQRVTGVTDLADGTEVTVRLRASGDSPFLHTDTATVENGTFAATFDLSNVPADTNFVATVTADEVVAETDGEVVAA, encoded by the coding sequence ATGCGAAAAGTAGCCCTCCTGTTGACGCTCGCGGTCCTCGTCCCGCTAACGGGCTGTAACGCCCTCGGCGGCGGCGCGACCGCGACCCCGACCGCGACCGAAACGCCCACGGCCACCGCGACCGCGACGCCCGTCGAGGGGACGAGCCTCGACTACGACGGCGACGCGCTCACGCTGGCGAACACGACCGACCAGCGGGTGACCGGCGTGACGGACCTCGCCGACGGCACCGAGGTGACCGTCCGCCTGCGCGCGAGCGGCGACAGCCCGTTCCTCCACACGGACACCGCGACCGTCGAGAACGGCACGTTCGCGGCGACGTTCGACCTCTCGAACGTCCCCGCGGACACGAACTTCGTGGCGACCGTGACCGCGGACGAGGTCGTCGCGGAGACGGACGGCGAGGTCGTCGCGGCGTAG
- a CDS encoding phosphate ABC transporter ATP-binding protein, producing MIAAHGVGFGYGDERVLADVSLAAEPGETFALIGPSGTGKTTLLRLLALFDPPEGGTVTADDRDVWTLSRAERTRVRRRVGMVFQSRSLFSTSVAHNAAYGLAVRRSWTDRAGRWLRGLAGEPPLPESVAEALDTVGLRGKVRDPASSLSAGEAQRVAFARALATEPEVLLLDEPTSNLDPRNTALIEEAVDAARDRDIAVVIATHDMQQAERIADRVGVMLDGTLIEQGPAAEVFDAPDDDRARAFIDGELVY from the coding sequence GTGATAGCCGCCCACGGGGTCGGGTTCGGGTACGGCGACGAGCGGGTCCTCGCGGACGTGTCGCTCGCCGCCGAACCGGGCGAGACGTTCGCGCTCATCGGTCCCTCGGGAACGGGGAAGACGACCCTCCTCCGCCTGCTCGCGCTGTTCGACCCGCCGGAGGGGGGAACCGTCACCGCCGACGACCGGGACGTGTGGACGCTGTCGCGGGCGGAGCGGACGCGGGTGCGCCGGCGCGTCGGCATGGTGTTCCAGAGCCGGTCGCTGTTCTCGACGAGCGTCGCCCACAACGCCGCGTACGGACTCGCCGTCAGGCGGTCGTGGACCGACCGTGCGGGACGCTGGCTCCGGGGGCTGGCCGGCGAGCCGCCCCTGCCCGAGTCGGTCGCCGAGGCGCTCGACACGGTGGGGCTCCGGGGGAAGGTCCGCGACCCGGCGTCGTCGCTCTCGGCCGGGGAGGCACAGCGCGTCGCCTTCGCCCGGGCGCTCGCGACCGAGCCCGAGGTGCTGCTGCTCGACGAGCCCACCTCGAACCTCGACCCGCGCAACACGGCGCTCATCGAGGAGGCGGTGGACGCCGCCCGCGACCGCGACATCGCCGTGGTCATCGCCACCCACGACATGCAGCAGGCCGAGCGGATAGCCGACCGCGTCGGCGTCATGCTCGACGGGACGCTCATCGAGCAGGGGCCGGCCGCCGAGGTGTTCGACGCCCCGGACGACGACCGCGCCCGGGCGTTCATCGACGGCGAACTCGTCTACTGA
- a CDS encoding ABC transporter permease, producing the protein MFDGVLAEFGTRYLISIVRVTLQVSLAAVAVSTVVSLLLAGLLGFRDFRGRQAVVSVVNTGMGFPSVVVGLLVLLLLSNAGPVGGGFSLGLPGVGVLYTFGGVELLYTPTAMVVSQVILATPVITSVTLSAIEGVDDSIRDAAFAAGGTARDVQVAVVREARYGVVTAVLAGFGRAVSEVGSVLIVGGNIAIATEGGARVAFTRTLTTAITLESRQGNYGTGIALGVVLLAIALSVNALGNVVRERGRA; encoded by the coding sequence GTGTTCGACGGCGTCCTCGCCGAGTTCGGTACGCGGTACCTGATAAGCATCGTCCGCGTCACCCTGCAGGTGAGCCTCGCGGCGGTCGCGGTCAGTACGGTCGTCAGCCTCCTGCTCGCCGGCCTGCTCGGGTTCCGCGACTTCCGCGGGCGGCAGGCCGTCGTCTCCGTCGTCAACACGGGGATGGGCTTTCCGAGCGTCGTCGTCGGCCTCCTCGTCCTCCTGCTGCTGTCGAACGCCGGGCCGGTCGGGGGCGGCTTCTCGCTCGGCCTGCCCGGCGTGGGCGTCCTCTACACCTTCGGCGGCGTCGAGCTCCTCTACACGCCGACGGCGATGGTCGTCTCGCAGGTGATTCTCGCGACGCCCGTCATCACGAGCGTCACCCTCTCGGCCATCGAGGGGGTCGACGACTCGATACGCGACGCGGCCTTCGCCGCCGGGGGAACCGCCCGCGACGTGCAGGTCGCGGTCGTCAGGGAAGCGCGGTACGGCGTCGTGACGGCCGTCCTCGCCGGGTTCGGGCGGGCCGTCTCGGAGGTCGGCTCCGTCCTCATCGTCGGGGGGAACATCGCCATCGCCACGGAGGGGGGCGCGCGGGTCGCGTTCACCCGAACGCTCACGACCGCTATCACGCTCGAATCGAGACAGGGGAACTACGGGACCGGCATCGCGCTCGGCGTCGTGCTGCTCGCCATCGCGCTGTCGGTGAACGCGCTTGGGAACGTCGTCCGCGAGCGGGGGCGAGCGTGA